Proteins encoded together in one Peribacillus asahii window:
- a CDS encoding ABC transporter ATP-binding protein, which translates to MNSLLSLKNVETYIDQYHILQDISFEVPAGEVTVLLGRNGAGKTTTLRTIMGLNPPTKGEVAFKGAIMNGLPPHDIANRGIGYVPEDQGIFGELTVEENMKVAIKKESDDVMERMEWILNLFPDLKTFWKKPGGLLSGGQKQMLSIARAYVNETELLLIDEPSKGLAPIVVEKVMHSIQEMKQKTTIILVEQNFLMASQIGDSFYIIDDGRTVFNGRMQLLREDESLRRKYLGIA; encoded by the coding sequence ATGAATTCACTTCTCAGTCTTAAAAATGTTGAAACGTATATTGACCAATATCATATTCTTCAAGATATTTCATTTGAAGTACCAGCTGGAGAAGTAACGGTGCTATTAGGTAGAAATGGAGCGGGCAAGACGACAACTTTACGAACGATTATGGGCTTAAATCCACCGACAAAGGGAGAGGTAGCCTTTAAAGGAGCAATCATGAACGGGTTGCCTCCACATGACATTGCCAATAGAGGGATTGGGTATGTGCCAGAAGACCAAGGAATCTTTGGAGAGTTAACAGTTGAAGAAAATATGAAAGTAGCGATTAAAAAAGAAAGTGATGATGTGATGGAGAGAATGGAATGGATTCTTAATCTTTTTCCAGACTTAAAAACATTTTGGAAAAAGCCAGGCGGACTGCTAAGCGGCGGGCAAAAGCAAATGCTTTCTATTGCCAGAGCTTATGTCAATGAAACCGAATTGTTGCTGATTGACGAACCAAGTAAAGGCTTAGCACCGATTGTTGTGGAGAAAGTTATGCATTCTATTCAAGAAATGAAGCAAAAAACAACGATTATTCTAGTTGAACAAAACTTTTTGATGGCCAGTCAAATAGGAGACTCTTTTTATATTATTGACGACGGTAGAACGGTATTTAATGGACGGATGCAGCTTCTTCGTGAAGATGAAAGTCTTCGTCGGAAATATTTAGGAATCGCTTAG
- a CDS encoding branched-chain amino acid ABC transporter permease, protein MELFINLTINGLATGMLIFLLAAGLTLIFGLMSVLNFAHGGLFAWGAYAGVWLYLLTNSFIAGIIGAIFMGIILGFITEKWIIQPVYGNHVQQILITLGFMIVLSEFLKVIWGPNQIAVTPPAYLTGSWEIGNILIIKYRAFIIVVGFLMYALIYYMLKHTKIGLIVRAGVINKEMVQSLGINIKRIFLYVFMAGAAMAALSGMLIAPYAGVIHGNMGMEYAILAFIVVVIGGMGNITGSILAATLVGLIGSFMAYYVPELSLAVNMLIMAVVLLVRPQGLFALKG, encoded by the coding sequence ATGGAGCTATTCATTAATTTAACGATTAATGGTCTTGCAACAGGAATGTTAATTTTCCTTCTAGCTGCAGGTTTAACATTAATTTTCGGTTTAATGAGTGTTTTGAATTTTGCTCATGGGGGCCTTTTTGCTTGGGGAGCATATGCCGGTGTCTGGCTGTATCTATTAACAAATAGTTTTATAGCAGGAATAATAGGAGCTATTTTCATGGGTATCATTCTTGGTTTTATAACGGAAAAGTGGATTATTCAGCCTGTGTATGGAAATCATGTTCAGCAAATATTGATTACACTCGGTTTTATGATTGTTCTCTCGGAATTTTTGAAAGTAATCTGGGGACCTAATCAAATTGCTGTTACACCTCCAGCCTATTTAACAGGAAGCTGGGAAATCGGGAATATTTTAATTATTAAATATCGAGCTTTTATTATTGTGGTCGGCTTCCTCATGTACGCCTTGATTTATTATATGTTAAAACATACGAAGATTGGGCTGATTGTACGTGCAGGAGTGATTAATAAAGAAATGGTTCAGTCATTAGGTATTAATATTAAGCGGATTTTTTTATATGTGTTTATGGCTGGAGCGGCTATGGCAGCATTAAGCGGCATGTTGATTGCTCCATATGCGGGAGTGATTCATGGAAATATGGGGATGGAATATGCGATTCTCGCTTTTATCGTCGTTGTCATTGGCGGGATGGGTAATATTACAGGTTCCATCTTAGCAGCTACGCTTGTTGGACTTATTGGTTCCTTTATGGCTTATTATGTTCCTGAGCTTTCGCTAGCCGTTAATATGCTGATTATGGCTGTTGTTTTACTAGTTAGGCCGCAAGGATTGTTTGCGCTAAAGGGGTGA
- a CDS encoding branched-chain amino acid ABC transporter permease, with the protein MRRNRFTDKESLLFLIIGLALFVFPFIYEDRSMLILFTQIFIFAIFAMSYDILLGFTGIVSFGHAMFFGIGAYCVSVMLKHYEPTMLLVTGAIILGVLFSLIISFVVGLMTLRLKSHYYAMLTLALAGLFLVAAEKWRTLTYGNDGFTFRVPEFFHSRLHFYLVCLVLMIIVYFGLKRFIQSPLGRILLAIKDNEQRAESLGYQVLHYKIIASIVAGGIASLSGSLYALSLRFVNTSVFTMDITLDALLMTIIGGVGTLIGPVLGAAIIELAHHWLTGLAKVHWIFERWLILFGIVYILAVMFFPNGIVGSVRKLVAKKGKKEDVSTSENIVKEG; encoded by the coding sequence GTGAGAAGGAATAGATTTACTGATAAAGAGTCTCTGCTATTTTTGATTATAGGTCTCGCTTTATTCGTATTTCCATTTATTTATGAAGATCGAAGCATGTTAATCCTTTTTACACAAATTTTTATCTTTGCGATTTTTGCGATGAGCTATGATATTTTACTTGGTTTTACCGGCATTGTTTCTTTTGGGCATGCAATGTTTTTTGGCATTGGAGCTTACTGTGTCAGTGTTATGTTAAAGCATTATGAACCAACGATGCTTCTTGTTACTGGGGCGATTATTTTGGGTGTTTTGTTTTCTCTAATTATCAGTTTTGTTGTAGGGTTGATGACGCTTCGTTTAAAAAGTCATTATTATGCGATGTTGACGCTGGCTCTTGCTGGTCTATTTCTTGTCGCTGCAGAAAAATGGAGGACCCTTACGTACGGAAATGATGGATTTACGTTTCGAGTTCCTGAGTTTTTCCATAGTCGACTTCACTTTTATCTTGTTTGTCTTGTGCTGATGATCATTGTCTATTTTGGATTAAAACGATTTATTCAGTCTCCATTAGGAAGAATATTGCTAGCTATTAAGGATAATGAACAACGGGCAGAATCACTTGGCTATCAAGTTTTGCATTATAAAATCATTGCGAGTATCGTAGCTGGCGGAATTGCGAGTTTAAGTGGTTCTTTATATGCTTTATCGCTGCGTTTTGTCAATACGAGTGTATTTACGATGGACATTACGCTTGATGCTTTATTAATGACGATTATTGGTGGAGTGGGTACATTAATTGGTCCTGTTTTAGGAGCAGCTATTATTGAATTGGCTCACCATTGGTTGACAGGACTTGCAAAAGTGCATTGGATTTTTGAGCGTTGGCTTATTTTGTTTGGCATTGTGTATATCCTTGCAGTAATGTTTTTTCCAAATGGTATTGTCGGTAGTGTCCGAAAACTTGTTGCAAAAAAAGGAAAGAAGGAAGATGTATCGACTTCAGAGAATATAGTGAAGGAGGGGTGA